Proteins found in one Nitrospinota bacterium genomic segment:
- a CDS encoding cyclic nucleotide-binding domain-containing protein, whose translation MKKQYFKRGAQIIKEGTLSDCAYIIDSGSVRVTKTLSTGEVQTIGTLQENDIFGEMGLIDNLPRSANVVALEDCSVSVMTQEAFQSLSKHNPGALVPVLKVLAKRLRKTLSTIEELEGSKSFS comes from the coding sequence ATGAAAAAACAATATTTCAAAAGAGGCGCACAAATCATAAAAGAAGGTACCTTGAGTGACTGTGCCTATATCATTGACTCAGGAAGCGTAAGGGTTACTAAAACCTTGAGCACAGGTGAAGTACAAACTATAGGCACTTTACAGGAAAATGATATTTTTGGGGAAATGGGTTTAATTGACAACCTTCCTCGATCTGCCAACGTGGTAGCTTTGGAGGATTGTTCCGTATCAGTGATGACTCAGGAGGCTTTTCAATCACTTTCAAAACACAACCCCGGGGCCTTGGTTCCTGTTTTAAAAGTTCTTGCGAAACGTCTGAGAAAAACGTTAAGCACTATTGAAGAGCTTGAAGGCTCTAAAAGCTTTTCATGA
- the hemB gene encoding porphobilinogen synthase — protein sequence MIQRPRRNRLNPSIRGLIRESQVSSANLVWPAFVQEGNNLRSPIVSMPGISRLSIDELVADCQQAFDLGVPAVALFPALEDSLKNSEGKESLNPNGLLQRAVKELKKTIPGMLVITDVALDPYSSDGHDGLVKDGIIVNDETLPLLAGMAVAQAEAGADVVAPSDMMDGRVEAIRWALDEAGFQDVLICSYCAKYASAFYGPFRDALDSAPKEGDKKTYQMDPANAREAIREIMLDEEEGADWILIKPGLPYLDIIRLTREHTVLPVAAYHVSGEFAMLKATAEKGWLDYDSCLIESLLSMRRAGADMIFTYGAIDAAKLLSDTNTK from the coding sequence ATGATTCAGCGACCGCGTAGAAACAGACTGAACCCATCCATTCGGGGACTGATCCGCGAATCGCAGGTGAGTTCTGCCAATCTTGTCTGGCCGGCTTTTGTTCAGGAGGGTAATAACCTGCGCAGTCCTATTGTTTCCATGCCGGGCATTTCACGCCTTTCCATTGATGAATTGGTGGCCGATTGCCAACAGGCATTTGATTTGGGAGTTCCGGCGGTTGCCCTCTTCCCCGCTTTGGAAGACTCGTTGAAAAACTCTGAGGGAAAGGAAAGTCTCAATCCCAACGGACTGCTGCAACGTGCGGTGAAGGAATTGAAAAAAACCATTCCAGGTATGCTGGTGATTACCGATGTGGCGTTGGATCCTTATTCCAGTGACGGGCATGATGGGCTGGTTAAGGATGGCATAATAGTGAATGATGAAACGCTGCCTCTGCTTGCGGGGATGGCCGTGGCACAGGCAGAAGCGGGTGCCGATGTGGTGGCCCCTTCCGATATGATGGATGGACGGGTTGAGGCCATTCGCTGGGCTCTGGATGAAGCCGGATTCCAGGATGTATTAATCTGCAGTTACTGTGCGAAATACGCGTCGGCATTTTATGGTCCGTTTCGTGATGCTCTCGATTCGGCTCCTAAAGAGGGTGATAAAAAAACTTATCAAATGGATCCCGCCAATGCCCGTGAAGCAATACGGGAAATCATGCTGGATGAGGAAGAGGGTGCAGACTGGATACTGATTAAACCGGGTCTGCCCTATCTGGATATTATTAGGTTGACGCGAGAACACACGGTTTTACCTGTTGCTGCTTATCATGTTAGTGGTGAGTTTGCCATGCTCAAAGCCACCGCAGAAAAAGGCTGGCTTGATTATGATAGTTGTTTGATAGAATCGCTCCTCAGTATGCGCCGGGCAGGAGCAGACATGATCTTCACATACGGCGCCATCGATGCCGCAAAACTTTTAAGCGACACAAACACCAAATAG
- the lgt gene encoding prolipoprotein diacylglyceryl transferase — MASPSYWVHDLDPFLIQFSENFGIRYYGLAYALGFLAGMWLLHLFCKHGKAALTPEQQSFTITAMMIGVLLGGRLGYSLFYALNETLHRPWTVFQIWKGGMASHGGFIGVIAACWWTAKKLKISFLQLGDILCPLVPPGILLGRIANFINGELWGKVTNVSWAVIFPQSALPGTPFDQIASRHPSQLYEAGLEGALLLIYSQWRLWKTDVLNYPGRLTGEFLIIYSVVRVFGEQFREPDAPLIFDLSRGSFYSLFLLAGGLFLVFRSRKTA, encoded by the coding sequence ATGGCAAGCCCCAGTTACTGGGTTCACGATCTGGACCCGTTCCTAATTCAATTTTCAGAGAACTTTGGCATCCGTTATTACGGGTTGGCCTATGCGTTGGGTTTTCTGGCTGGAATGTGGTTGTTGCACCTTTTCTGTAAACATGGAAAAGCGGCTCTCACGCCTGAACAGCAGTCGTTCACGATCACCGCTATGATGATCGGTGTATTGCTGGGTGGGCGTTTGGGTTATTCCCTGTTCTACGCCCTGAATGAAACTTTGCATAGACCCTGGACCGTATTTCAAATTTGGAAAGGGGGCATGGCCAGCCATGGCGGGTTCATCGGTGTGATTGCGGCCTGCTGGTGGACAGCGAAAAAACTGAAGATTTCTTTTTTACAACTTGGGGATATCTTATGCCCTCTGGTTCCTCCGGGAATTTTACTGGGACGCATTGCCAATTTCATCAATGGAGAATTGTGGGGCAAAGTCACCAACGTTTCCTGGGCGGTGATCTTTCCTCAAAGTGCCCTGCCGGGAACTCCTTTTGATCAAATCGCGTCTCGGCACCCTTCGCAACTTTATGAGGCTGGCCTGGAAGGAGCATTACTGCTGATCTACAGCCAATGGCGGCTGTGGAAAACAGATGTTCTGAATTATCCCGGAAGATTGACTGGAGAATTTCTGATTATCTATTCCGTGGTGCGGGTCTTTGGTGAACAGTTCAGAGAACCCGATGCGCCGCTCATTTTTGACCTCAGCCGGGGCAGTTTTTATAGCCTGTTTCTGCTTGCCGGTGGACTTTTCCTCGTTTTTCGATCCAGAAAAACAGCTTAG
- a CDS encoding cyclic nucleotide-binding domain-containing protein, with translation MKTVYFKKGEEIIQEGTLSDCAYIIDSGQVEVSKKKPNGEKQIIGILQENDIFGEMGMIDGFPRSATVVALEDCTISIMTQEAFNSLAQHNPQALMPILKVLAKRLRATLSLVEELQEGKPSSHLKDHI, from the coding sequence ATGAAAACAGTATATTTCAAAAAAGGCGAAGAAATAATTCAGGAAGGAACCCTGAGTGATTGTGCCTATATTATTGACTCTGGTCAGGTTGAGGTTTCAAAAAAAAAGCCAAATGGTGAAAAGCAAATTATAGGTATACTCCAAGAAAATGATATTTTTGGAGAAATGGGGATGATAGATGGGTTTCCACGCTCTGCCACTGTAGTGGCTTTGGAAGATTGTACAATTTCGATCATGACTCAGGAAGCATTTAATTCCCTGGCTCAACATAATCCACAAGCTCTTATGCCCATACTTAAAGTTTTGGCAAAAAGGCTTAGGGCTACCTTGTCGCTTGTAGAAGAATTGCAGGAAGGCAAGCCTTCCTCACATTTGAAAGACCATATTTAA
- a CDS encoding sigma-54-dependent Fis family transcriptional regulator has protein sequence MPTKDLLFVVDTDIPHRDMMAGWLQDQGYRVKVFDNGELCLNTLDENPGAICLDINMSEGLDILKQLKLANRDIPILVVTKNDAVDSAVEAMKIGAFDYMAKPVDKVRLKTNVDRAIEMHTMVNKIQRLQGELKQTYSYKNIVGQSDSMKKVFAQIDEVSAININVFINGESGTGKELVAKALHFNSAYKTGDFVAINCGAIPEELQEAEFFGHEKGAFTSADDSRVGKLEVANGGTLFLDEVGEMPPKMQVKLLRFLQDKSFERVGGNKKIHVDLRIISATNRDLEEAVRKGKFREDLYYRLVVYSISIPPLRERREDIPILINHFLKKYKSDITKKITTVSSYALEALVRYIWPGNVRQLENEIYRTMVSTRTDTVQIENLSPEIQKFRAGYVGEDNRFIPAQENPEPAFPATPTPVKQPIPRSVPSPDSSTFDEIEKRAFLEALNRANGKVPQAAKELGISRATFYRKIKKYRPPN, from the coding sequence ATGCCAACTAAAGACCTGTTATTTGTTGTGGATACGGACATACCTCATCGAGACATGATGGCGGGATGGCTTCAGGACCAGGGTTATCGGGTTAAAGTTTTTGATAATGGAGAGCTTTGTCTGAATACCCTGGATGAAAACCCGGGTGCAATTTGTTTAGACATCAACATGTCAGAAGGACTGGATATTCTCAAGCAATTAAAACTGGCTAACAGGGATATTCCTATTTTAGTGGTGACAAAGAATGATGCGGTGGATTCTGCTGTGGAGGCTATGAAAATAGGCGCGTTCGATTATATGGCAAAGCCCGTGGATAAGGTTCGCCTGAAAACGAATGTAGACAGGGCCATAGAAATGCACACGATGGTCAACAAGATCCAGCGGTTGCAAGGTGAACTGAAGCAAACGTATTCTTATAAAAACATTGTAGGGCAGAGTGACTCCATGAAAAAGGTGTTTGCCCAGATAGATGAGGTTTCAGCGATCAACATCAATGTTTTTATCAATGGGGAAAGTGGAACCGGAAAGGAGTTGGTAGCAAAGGCTTTGCACTTTAACAGTGCCTACAAAACGGGAGATTTTGTTGCGATAAATTGCGGCGCTATTCCCGAAGAGCTTCAGGAAGCCGAATTTTTTGGTCATGAAAAGGGAGCTTTTACCAGCGCAGATGATTCACGTGTTGGAAAACTGGAAGTCGCTAATGGGGGCACCTTGTTTCTCGATGAAGTGGGGGAAATGCCTCCTAAAATGCAGGTAAAACTTTTGCGTTTTTTACAGGATAAAAGTTTTGAGAGGGTGGGTGGTAATAAAAAAATACATGTGGATTTAAGAATCATTTCTGCGACAAACAGAGACCTGGAAGAAGCTGTCCGAAAAGGAAAGTTTCGAGAAGACCTTTATTACAGGTTGGTGGTTTATTCGATATCAATACCTCCGCTTAGAGAGCGTAGAGAGGATATTCCTATTCTGATCAATCATTTTCTCAAAAAATACAAATCGGATATTACTAAAAAAATCACAACGGTCAGTTCCTATGCATTGGAAGCGCTTGTCCGTTATATCTGGCCGGGAAATGTGCGGCAGCTGGAAAATGAAATATACAGAACCATGGTTTCAACTCGAACCGATACGGTGCAAATAGAAAACCTCTCCCCTGAAATTCAAAAGTTTCGCGCTGGATATGTGGGTGAAGATAACCGTTTCATACCTGCGCAGGAAAACCCCGAGCCAGCTTTTCCCGCAACCCCCACCCCTGTAAAACAACCGATACCTCGTTCCGTCCCTTCACCCGACTCATCAACATTTGACGAAATTGAGAAACGGGCGTTCCTGGAAGCGCTAAACCGGGCGAATGGAAAGGTTCCGCAGGCTGCGAAGGAATTAGGAATCAGTCGGGCTACATTTTATAGAAAAATTAAAAAATACCGTCCTCCCAACTAG
- a CDS encoding cyclic nucleotide-binding domain-containing protein — protein sequence MTNQVETLKYKKGEPIIREGERSDCAYILEFGSAEVYKSLPNGEQQFLGVLKSGDIFGELGLIDGLPRSASVKALDTCRIQKISHETFNSLAQQNPKALMPILKVIATRLRQTLKLVNRLENKRLEPEAV from the coding sequence ATGACAAATCAAGTTGAAACTTTGAAATATAAAAAAGGCGAGCCCATTATTCGTGAGGGTGAAAGAAGCGACTGCGCCTATATTCTGGAATTTGGGTCCGCTGAAGTTTACAAATCTCTTCCAAACGGCGAACAACAGTTTTTAGGAGTTCTAAAATCAGGAGATATTTTTGGGGAACTGGGGCTGATTGATGGACTTCCCCGTTCGGCATCTGTCAAGGCGCTTGATACTTGTAGAATTCAAAAAATATCGCATGAGACTTTTAATTCGCTTGCTCAGCAAAATCCCAAGGCTTTAATGCCGATTTTAAAAGTTATTGCAACTCGGTTGAGACAAACCTTGAAGCTGGTCAACAGGCTTGAAAATAAGAGGCTGGAGCCAGAGGCAGTCTAG
- a CDS encoding pentapeptide repeat-containing protein, giving the protein MDNIDSQTSKENTFTAAELKAILTDHKTWLNSNGQDGKPANLEGCYLKGAVLVGADLSNANLEGVNLYGAYLKNANLENSTLQGANLRGANLRWANLKNADLKNANLVRVDFLQADIKDARLEGANLKMAEGLTQEQLATAHTDEKTTL; this is encoded by the coding sequence ATGGATAATATTGACTCCCAAACTTCCAAAGAAAACACTTTTACGGCTGCAGAATTAAAAGCCATTCTTACCGACCACAAAACCTGGCTGAATTCAAACGGTCAGGATGGAAAACCCGCTAACTTGGAAGGTTGTTATCTAAAAGGAGCTGTGCTGGTGGGTGCTGATCTCAGCAACGCGAACCTTGAGGGGGTCAATTTGTACGGAGCCTACTTAAAAAATGCCAACCTTGAGAATTCAACATTACAGGGGGCTAATTTACGTGGGGCCAATCTTCGGTGGGCCAATCTGAAAAATGCTGATTTGAAAAATGCCAATCTTGTTCGCGTTGATTTTCTTCAGGCTGATATTAAAGACGCCAGACTCGAAGGTGCCAACCTGAAAATGGCTGAAGGGCTCACACAGGAACAACTGGCAACAGCCCACACCGATGAAAAAACCACTCTCTAA
- a CDS encoding thermonuclease family protein, which translates to MGIKTGLLVLMLFLVPQAELTKINGEVTLVRDGDTLTVKTKRDKLFKVRLADIDAPEIGQPFGKPSRRLASDLALHKTVRVNYTFKDKYGRLIGEVFLPDGKLLNEEMLKAGLAWHYRVKHPHSSFLEKLEYKAWKKQLGLWVQEKPIPPWEFRREKRLPSPPSRPENMDYDLFLLYGLVGNPKTLVYEWPECEGYPEDTKGYLSFGNLLEAETLGYRASSRCETE; encoded by the coding sequence ATGGGAATAAAGACGGGTTTATTAGTTCTGATGTTGTTTCTGGTTCCGCAGGCGGAGCTGACGAAGATCAACGGCGAAGTGACTCTCGTTCGCGATGGAGACACGTTGACCGTTAAAACAAAACGCGACAAATTATTTAAGGTGCGTTTGGCCGATATTGACGCACCGGAAATAGGTCAGCCTTTTGGCAAGCCTTCCCGCAGACTTGCATCTGATTTGGCTTTGCATAAAACGGTGCGCGTGAACTATACCTTTAAAGATAAATATGGTCGTTTGATAGGAGAAGTATTTTTACCCGATGGCAAACTATTGAATGAGGAGATGCTTAAGGCAGGCCTGGCCTGGCACTACCGGGTTAAGCACCCCCATAGCAGTTTTCTTGAAAAACTCGAATACAAGGCGTGGAAAAAACAGTTGGGACTTTGGGTCCAGGAGAAACCGATTCCACCGTGGGAATTCCGTCGGGAAAAAAGGCTACCATCTCCTCCCTCCCGGCCAGAGAATATGGATTATGACCTGTTTTTGTTATATGGCCTGGTGGGAAACCCCAAGACTCTTGTTTATGAGTGGCCGGAATGTGAAGGCTATCCTGAAGATACCAAGGGTTATCTTAGTTTCGGAAACCTTCTTGAAGCCGAAACCCTGGGGTACAGGGCTTCCTCAAGGTGTGAAACAGAATAA
- a CDS encoding tetratricopeptide repeat protein, translating to MRRSIFLVVISSLFFACSNQDIKIDAKQSQSHYKLALEMAQLNLFKNALEEFDLAIKFNPEDPKLYRKKGILLFGMKQYEEAKNSFQKTIELDPKDVQAHINLGMVHLTSGNKNKALKSWEHAVGINPDDNDSKALNNIANIYKANNDFPKAIEYYQKAIAYEPTNSTYLNNLGDSYRLKGDLEKAEKTLLRSLEIDTNGMLTHFNLGILYQTNGKFQKAIDSFQKSLNINPTYTEAYYQLANTHLKTNNKESAKLNLEKAIQADPGNLKFQELYNKAFSS from the coding sequence ATGAGACGCTCAATTTTCCTCGTTGTAATTTCTTCTTTATTTTTTGCCTGTTCTAACCAAGACATAAAAATTGATGCGAAACAATCGCAATCGCATTATAAATTAGCATTGGAAATGGCACAGTTGAATCTGTTCAAAAATGCTTTGGAAGAATTTGATCTGGCCATAAAGTTTAATCCGGAAGATCCAAAACTATACAGGAAAAAAGGCATTCTCCTTTTCGGAATGAAACAATATGAAGAGGCTAAAAACAGTTTTCAAAAAACTATTGAATTAGACCCAAAAGACGTTCAGGCCCATATCAATCTTGGTATGGTTCATCTCACTTCGGGGAACAAAAACAAAGCTCTGAAAAGCTGGGAGCACGCAGTAGGCATCAACCCTGATGATAATGACTCTAAAGCATTGAATAATATCGCAAATATTTACAAAGCGAACAACGATTTCCCAAAAGCTATCGAGTATTATCAAAAAGCCATTGCCTATGAGCCTACAAACTCTACTTACCTGAATAACCTGGGAGACAGCTACCGGCTCAAAGGAGACTTGGAAAAAGCCGAAAAAACACTATTAAGGTCCCTTGAAATTGATACAAATGGAATGCTCACCCATTTCAACCTGGGAATCCTTTACCAAACTAATGGAAAGTTTCAAAAAGCTATTGACTCATTTCAAAAATCATTAAATATCAACCCAACATACACTGAAGCCTATTACCAGCTTGCGAATACCCACCTTAAAACCAATAATAAAGAGTCCGCCAAACTAAACCTGGAGAAAGCTATTCAGGCCGACCCTGGAAATTTAAAGTTTCAGGAACTTTATAATAAAGCTTTTTCCTCCTAA
- a CDS encoding U32 family peptidase, whose translation MTPELLAPAGSPEKLKYALAYGADAVYAGIPKFSLRARENPFKNDLLEDAIAYTHDKGKKIYVTANILPPNRKIASFKKSLAQHAELGPDAFIMADPGMIQFALKEFPHIPVHLSVQTNTMNWSSVEFWYNLGVKRIILSRELSLEEIQEIHERVPGMELEAFVHGSICIAYSGRCLLSNYFNHRDANQGTCTNSCRWEFNINEETGTETEQYQPLKGNYAIEENQRDGEMMPIDEDEHGTYIMNSKDLRAVEYLKPLRESGVMSFKIEGRSKSIYYLAMVTRAYRKAINDITEGKSFDPSLLGEINKTANRGFTSAFLISPSNRETERFDSPQENDQPQVFGGQIVNERPGWIEVDVKNRIELGDEAEYISPSGQHKFSISAMETSAGEKKNVAHGGNGTVWIGIDWQAEPFSLLSLLQKSGTLETT comes from the coding sequence ATGACCCCAGAACTATTAGCGCCTGCTGGCAGCCCTGAAAAATTGAAATACGCTTTAGCTTATGGCGCGGATGCCGTGTATGCAGGCATCCCAAAATTTTCGTTACGGGCGAGAGAGAATCCCTTCAAAAATGACTTGCTTGAAGATGCCATTGCCTACACCCATGATAAGGGCAAGAAGATTTATGTTACAGCTAACATTCTTCCGCCTAACAGAAAAATTGCATCCTTTAAAAAGTCCTTGGCTCAACATGCTGAGTTAGGGCCTGACGCATTCATCATGGCTGATCCGGGAATGATTCAGTTTGCTCTAAAGGAGTTTCCCCATATTCCTGTTCATTTGTCGGTTCAGACGAATACTATGAACTGGTCATCCGTTGAATTTTGGTACAACCTTGGGGTTAAGCGGATCATTTTATCGAGAGAACTTTCTTTAGAAGAGATTCAGGAAATTCATGAGCGGGTTCCGGGTATGGAACTCGAGGCTTTTGTGCACGGGTCGATTTGCATTGCTTATTCTGGGCGGTGCCTGTTGTCGAATTATTTTAATCATCGTGATGCAAATCAGGGTACCTGTACAAACAGTTGTCGATGGGAATTTAATATTAATGAAGAAACCGGAACGGAAACCGAGCAATATCAACCCCTGAAGGGTAATTATGCCATTGAGGAAAATCAGCGGGATGGAGAAATGATGCCTATTGATGAAGACGAACATGGCACTTATATCATGAACTCCAAAGATCTTAGGGCGGTAGAATATTTAAAACCGCTTCGTGAGTCTGGTGTCATGTCATTTAAAATTGAAGGCCGTTCGAAATCTATTTATTATTTGGCCATGGTTACCCGGGCTTATCGAAAAGCTATCAATGATATTACAGAAGGGAAATCATTTGATCCAAGTTTACTTGGAGAAATAAATAAAACAGCGAATCGGGGTTTCACATCGGCATTTCTAATTTCTCCTTCCAACAGAGAAACAGAACGGTTTGATTCGCCACAGGAAAATGACCAGCCTCAGGTATTTGGTGGCCAGATTGTTAATGAGAGACCAGGCTGGATAGAGGTAGATGTGAAAAACAGAATTGAGTTGGGAGATGAAGCAGAATATATTTCTCCCAGCGGGCAACACAAGTTTTCTATAAGTGCCATGGAAACCAGTGCTGGTGAAAAAAAGAATGTAGCGCATGGTGGCAATGGAACTGTTTGGATCGGGATTGATTGGCAGGCAGAACCTTTTTCTCTATTAAGTCTGTTGCAAAAAAGCGGGACCCTAGAGACAACCTGA
- a CDS encoding DUF4325 domain-containing protein, whose translation MVKNQAEEIRTYLLAKIPVHPKNIVAKASKAYACSRMTVHRHLNRLIRDGKIIKTGTTRQVQYYLISEKNKEIIVSLRDGVVEEHKVWQENFLKDFETLPQNILEICEYGFLEMLNNAIDHSEGKAVVISTEWEPDSVKIEFGDDGIGIFQKIKKTLSLEDERESALHLSKGKFTTDPENHTGEGIFFTSRAFDDFYITSRGMAYRKDNVVEDWYIEKVKNSKFSGTGLAMEIALDSERKMQEVYNEYQQEGSDGIEKFDKTHILVQLSMLGDERYVSRSQARRICLGLEKFKHVVLDFKNISTVGQGFVDEVFRVFQSKHPRIKITYTNANDDVQFMIERSLPVL comes from the coding sequence ATGGTCAAGAATCAGGCTGAAGAAATACGCACCTATTTATTAGCAAAAATACCGGTGCACCCGAAAAATATTGTCGCCAAAGCTTCTAAGGCGTATGCGTGCAGCCGCATGACGGTCCATCGGCATCTGAATCGCCTGATACGCGATGGAAAGATCATCAAAACCGGTACCACCAGACAGGTGCAATATTATTTAATATCTGAAAAGAATAAAGAGATCATTGTCTCATTGAGAGATGGTGTTGTGGAGGAGCATAAAGTCTGGCAGGAAAATTTTTTAAAGGATTTTGAAACATTACCCCAAAATATTCTGGAAATTTGCGAATACGGTTTTCTGGAAATGCTCAACAACGCCATCGACCATTCAGAGGGAAAGGCCGTCGTTATCAGTACAGAATGGGAGCCTGATTCCGTTAAGATAGAGTTTGGGGATGATGGCATTGGAATATTCCAAAAGATCAAAAAAACCTTGAGCCTTGAAGATGAAAGAGAAAGCGCCCTGCACCTTTCGAAAGGCAAATTCACGACCGACCCGGAGAACCATACCGGTGAAGGCATATTTTTCACTTCCCGAGCATTCGATGATTTTTATATAACTTCAAGAGGTATGGCTTATCGGAAGGATAATGTAGTCGAAGACTGGTATATAGAAAAAGTAAAAAACTCTAAATTTTCCGGAACGGGTTTGGCAATGGAAATTGCTCTGGATTCAGAAAGAAAAATGCAGGAGGTTTATAATGAATACCAGCAAGAGGGTTCTGACGGAATAGAAAAGTTTGATAAGACTCATATTTTAGTGCAATTGAGCATGTTGGGTGACGAACGCTATGTTTCACGCTCACAGGCAAGACGCATCTGTTTAGGTCTGGAAAAATTCAAGCATGTTGTTCTCGACTTTAAAAACATTTCAACAGTGGGCCAGGGCTTTGTCGATGAGGTGTTTCGCGTGTTTCAGTCCAAGCACCCCCGGATAAAAATCACATACACCAACGCCAATGACGATGTTCAATTCATGATCGAAAGAAGCCTCCCTGTTCTGTAG
- the hpnH gene encoding adenosyl-hopene transferase HpnH yields the protein MSVPLIQALKIGTYIFRQKLKGNKRYPLVMMLEPLFRCNLECIGCGKIQKPNEILKQNMTPEQCFKAAKECGAPVVSIAGGEPLMHPQIVEIVKGLVAMKRFIYLCTNAILLKDFLDQLPVSPYLTLSIHLDGMEEEHDRIVDQEGTFKLAIEAVREAKKKGFRVTSATTFFDDTSVEMAEQFLDFLVPLGIDGVTMASAFRYPDAPDQDHFFARRRTFEFFDKLLEKNKKGRWDLNHSPLYLQFLRGKRDYSCTPWGNPNYSVLGWQKPCYLLDDGYAESFKELMETTEWENYGHQNNRKCADCTAHCGYEATAVEDATSSLKGMFDSAKMVFQ from the coding sequence ATGTCTGTCCCGCTGATACAAGCGTTGAAAATAGGAACTTATATTTTCCGGCAAAAACTAAAGGGGAACAAGCGTTATCCACTTGTGATGATGTTAGAGCCTTTATTCCGTTGTAATTTAGAATGTATTGGTTGTGGAAAAATTCAAAAACCCAATGAAATTCTAAAACAGAATATGACCCCTGAGCAGTGTTTTAAGGCCGCCAAAGAATGTGGTGCTCCTGTTGTCTCTATTGCAGGTGGAGAACCGTTGATGCATCCGCAAATTGTGGAAATCGTCAAAGGCCTGGTTGCGATGAAACGTTTTATTTATTTATGCACCAACGCCATTCTCCTTAAGGATTTTCTAGACCAGTTACCCGTATCACCTTATTTAACCCTTTCCATCCACCTTGATGGCATGGAAGAAGAGCATGACCGCATTGTTGACCAGGAAGGAACTTTCAAACTGGCTATTGAGGCGGTCCGGGAAGCTAAGAAAAAAGGATTTCGAGTAACCAGTGCAACCACATTTTTTGATGACACAAGTGTGGAAATGGCAGAGCAGTTTCTTGATTTTTTAGTTCCTTTAGGGATAGATGGTGTGACCATGGCATCTGCATTTCGCTATCCTGACGCACCGGATCAGGACCATTTTTTTGCACGGCGACGCACGTTTGAATTTTTTGACAAATTGTTGGAGAAAAATAAAAAAGGGCGATGGGATTTAAATCATTCGCCACTATACTTACAATTTTTGCGTGGTAAAAGAGATTATTCCTGCACTCCCTGGGGCAACCCGAATTATTCTGTATTAGGTTGGCAGAAGCCCTGCTATCTTTTGGACGATGGATATGCAGAATCTTTCAAAGAGTTGATGGAAACTACAGAGTGGGAAAACTACGGGCACCAGAATAATCGTAAATGTGCGGATTGTACTGCCCACTGTGGATATGAAGCCACTGCTGTTGAAGATGCGACCTCCAGCTTAAAAGGGATGTTTGATTCTGCCAAAATGGTTTTTCAGTAG